CCTCTGTCTCCTTATGCTCAACATCAACGTCTTGTCGAAGTGCTGGCGGGGCTATATCTGCTGAGGAAGACTGGACGGCGGACTGGGCCACATGAGGGGCAGCTAAACAACCGCTCTCCTGCTGAATGTCATCTCCCTCGCACTGTAACGTCGTCGAGGTAGTTAGGGGCTCAGTTGAACAAGATGCACTAGTGCTGTATATTGAGCGAAAGCCGGAGAGGTCCGGATACAATGGCTGTGGCAGATTTTGTGCGGGCGCTTCTGGCGTGTTAGAAGACGCGAAACTCAGGCCGTTGCGGGGATGCCAGAGTCTCCATGTTGACGGGGGTGGCGCACGCGCTCGCATagtgatgctgctgctgtacaAAGTTCTTCTTGCAAATGCCTTCTCTGGGAAAATCTTCAAAGAAAAAGgtgtttgttttcttttcagaGACGTAACAAATGAACGGGCCTGAAATCTTGCTTCATCTTGGAGCAAGTAGGAGTGAGTAGCGGCTCTCATGTCGCCacgactagaactagaatcaAGCCATCTTCTGCTTCGCGGGCGCAGATACACCATGGCATGCGCCCACTCTCATGAACCGAGCGCTCTCTGCCAATCGAACGACCGGGGGTGTTTTAGGCACGGGTGCGGATTTCTAGATACCGTTCGAGACCGAGAGACGGAAATAGCGTGAACAAAGATCCCTTGCCTGCGATATGCGTGCAGTGCGCGAAAGTCGATCGTTCCGCATCCCTGTTCGCCTTATGGGAAGGCGACAAACTATCACGAAATCAGGTGACACCACGTGATCTTTGCAATGAATTATCTCAGTCCATGAGTTGCATCCACCCCACCAGCAACGATGGGTGCTTGTTGCTTGCTTTGCGGCGGCTGGATTTATCTGCGTTGACCACTTGCAATCAGTCCGTCCTACTGCCCAATACTCGCAAAAAGCCGACAAAACTTCATCATGGCGACACAACTGCTTCCATTAGGTAAGGAAAGATCTCAGAGGATCTGGAAAACACGTTTCAATGATAAATGAGATTGAGAGAACCAAATCAAAAAGCCATTCAACTGACATGTTCACTCTATCAACACAGAGCTCATCGACAAGTGTGTCGGCTCCCGCATTTGGGTGATCATGAAGGGTGACAAGGGTACGCAACACAGCCTGCCCTGATTCGAACCTCTTCAACTGGGCTTGAATGCTAATTTGAATTCGATATGCAGAATTCAGCGGGTTACTTGTGGGATTTGACGACTACGTTAATATGGTCCTTGAGGACGTGACAGAGTTGTATGTCCCCCCGTCGTGTCATTACGCAACGCGCCCTAGCCCATACTTATATTCTTTGTCATCCAGCGATTACTCTGGGAACCACACAAAAATGTCCAAGATTCTCCTCAACGGAAACAACATTTGCATGGTATGCTCACCACCAGGAGAAGAACTGTATCACAGCGTGAATTCTACTGACATGCTATTTTGTACAGCTGATCCCAGGAGGCGAGGGTCCTCTACAGGCATGACCGGGAGGAAACAAAGCTATCTAAAACATGACCGTAATGCTCAATTTGCAACCGGCCTCCAAGCCTGTGTTAGAGCTCAGGAGGGAATAAACGCTGGAAGCTCTGGATTGAGACCTTGCCCCGGCGAAAGTGCTGTACCTGCTCTGGATCAGGTTGATACGAGAAAGGTCCCTTAACTAAGTTGAACGAGGCCGATATAGTGGCTTGACGAATGGGGACATCATGGAAGCAGTCAGGCGCCTGATGAAAGACTCTGTTGAATGTCTGGTCATCGATTCAAGATGTCCCGGCCA
The Pyricularia oryzae 70-15 chromosome 1, whole genome shotgun sequence DNA segment above includes these coding regions:
- a CDS encoding U6 snRNA-associated Sm-like protein LSm5 codes for the protein MATQLLPLELIDKCVGSRIWVIMKGDKEFSGLLVGFDDYVNMVLEDVTEFDYSGNHTKMSKILLNGNNICMLIPGGEGPLQA